gtttacaaaaaaatgtggaaaatagtaaaaagctgtagatttaaaaactcaacaacatacatgttactgaacattttccatttgaggaatattgttcagcccgtgttaacatgaaaaagaaaaataagataatgtgccaatcttaaccAAGGCCTCGGgtcaaaatcttctgattcttcatttgaagtcacgggccgcaaaaaaaaatcccctcaagggccgcaaatggccctcgggccgcactttggacacccctgatCTAAACAGTATAACAGTtgcttctttttatttacatgcaGCGTGACACACATCATATTGAAATCCTTTGTCGGCCATATTTTTAGCTTCTGTTTTGCGGTTGATTATCTGTCACTGTTatatttaaatcatgttttctgtATCTCTCTGAATGCACCAGCAGGATGTTCAGTGGGCTCCAGACGATGATTTAAGTGTAAGTAATCCTGTTGATTCTAAATGACatcaaattgtattttataaaaTAACTTCTATCcaaacaaagtgttttaattCCATACTTTATTGCAACTTCCACAGGCAGAATGTAAAGATCCTGAAAAGATGATCGAGGTAAGACTTTAAAatctaatctttttttaattttatttttaagattttcaagatattttggggctttttatggagggaatcagggagagagagtggggaatgacatgaaggaaagaagctacaggtgggatgtgaacctgggccgcccgcgtgagacgacagcctccatacatggggcgtgcacactaacaactgcaccaccagcgcccctaaaaTCTAATATTTTACTGAGCGTATATttgcaagcaaaaaaaaaaaagaggcctgAATTGCTTGTAATGAGTAAAAGTAGCTGCCAGTGCAACAAGCAGTGTTACGTCTCACTTAAAGGGACTTAACAAGCTTGAAAGGCTTGACGTAGTTTCTTCATTCACATAGTATTTCCACATGATGTAATGTTTTGTCTGCAGGTGACAGAGCCGTGGCAGTGGCTCGGTCTGGATGTCAGAGGAGAGCTGCCAGAGACTCTAAACGGACACAAATACATGTTGACTGTGACAGACTTCTTCTCTAAGTGGGTAGAAGCTGTACCTTTGGAGGCCTTCCTCCCAGAACATGTAGCGAAGCACATCGTGGAAATCATCGCCCACTTTGGATACCCGCTCAGGATCCTCTCCAGACTGCCGCATGACATGGTCCAAAAAGTGAGTGCATTAAAGACTGAAGTGCTGCTTTTTTGGAAAACTGTCCTCCTAATTGTCGTATCAGTTTTGAACGAGTGAATCTGAGTTCAACATAAACCGCCTGCTTTTTCACTTGGAGgttctttgaaaacaaacaaactaagaTGCCTTACATCAGCCAAAGTCTGTCATTGGTCGGTTCAATTGAAGCATCGCAAACAATGTTACCGGATAATTACCTGATCACATAAGTGCTGACTATTTGTTTGCATGAGATGCTCCCCTATCTCTACCATTTATCCAAAATGATGTGGATAGACTGacaatctgttgtttttgaCTGCAAACAACTTTTACTGAATTGACATCAGAACCTTTTTTGTAGAACTaaacatctgtgttttattatcaCCTCATCAGCTAACGTCTCGACTTACTGTGTCTCCATTCTAGATCAACAAAGAACTGAAGGAGCAGCTGAAGATCACCATTGCTCTTGTCGTCCATCATCAGCAGACCGGCACCGCAGATGTGATCACAGAGCAGCTGATTGACAGGTCTGTCcttaaagtgatttaaaaaaaaaaaaaaaaaaaaaaaaaaaaaatagtgaaacAGTTCCAATATTTATAGCTGTTTGCAGTCATTAGAATGCAAATGATTCTGGTGTTAAATGTGTGGTTGAGATGATTGGCCATCAGTCTTTTTTGGAATGTGATGTTTAAGAAGTTGCAGACGTCTAACCCAGTAAAAGACATATTTAAGCTTTGTCACCACAGAAAATTCCACACATTAATAACTTCCATGTAACTATATATCTGTATTTTATTAATAGATCTAATGGCAGAGGAAATGACAAGTACGTTACATCAACAAGTGGGATCAAATGTGTACAGTAGCTCTTGTCAAGTGTAGCCTGTATTTTCTATCCTTTTTAAAGTGATCAAGGACACTTTTTCACAAATAATGCTTTAACTCctcatgctctttttttttttaaggatggTCAATGAGCTAATAGAAGAGCACGCTCCTGACTGGGACGTTTACCTGCCTGCAAAGGTATTCAGTCTGTGCTTCAAGGAGAACTCACAGACCAAAGAAAGACCCTTCTCAGTGCTCTGCTGtaaggagctggagctgaagaagTCTCCCAGAGAACTGGGCGTAAGTGTCATTGTTGAACATCTGAGTTTGGTTGTTCTATGAACTGTATTTTGACCTTCATGGTTTCTGACTCTCTTCTTCACAGTTTTCTAATTCCAGGGTCCAGGACAGTGCTTTTGTGGTGAGATAGGGTCAGCTAATTTGGTGAGTtggatttatttaaagtatctGGTGTGAGTACATGCTAAGATTGAAATAGCATTTCTACTTTTTAAGACAAGAACATCATTTATGAATTTGACATATTTGTAAAACTTGTCTCActcatgattattatttttcagaTTGGTTttatgagaggaaaaaaaaagcaggatcATAACGCTGACTTTTGTCATGGTTAAATGCTGGACTTTGAGTGTACATCATGACCACAGTGGGAACCAGGAGAACCGCATGACGAGGCAGATGGAACGCCACACGTTTCTCTTCTCCCAGCAACTCAAGTCAACTTTCAACCTGTTAAATTATTTGTGATGTATATTCACTTGTACCTATTTATTTCAGCTCAGTACAAAGGCTTTCACAGTCCTGTTTAGTATTTAGTTTAAGATGTCAACATTATACAACTATGAATTGTCTTAAAGGATTAACAGAACATTGATGAGATCCTGAAAATGAATACGAATGAAGAGAGTTCTTTTTTAGGTTTAGAAAGGAGATAGTATGAGGgtgaaaaatacaacatttttgtGCTAACATCAgaattgtttttgcattttgtacGTAAGCTTCCTGTTACAGAAGCCACAAAGTGGTACAATTCTTCCGAGCAATCAAATTGTTACATTTAAGGCTACAgcttttgattgattttgttttgtgtccattaaatttaaaacatttcatgaattTAATAAAATTGCTTGGATTTCACATgcaatatgcaaaaaaaaaaagaaaatgtctttgtgaTGTATTACTGGTTTATAAAAACAAGTGAGCCATTAGCACAATAAATGGTCTACTTTGAACTACTGTTAGCATTTACACACGGAAATGATTTCACTATATGAAGAACATTCAACAAATGAGAATCACATTTGTTGTTCCTGAGATGAATCTACAACCATCAGGCCACTTTAGATATGCAAAGACAAGTTTTGGAGAGACTGATTACAGATTTATGACTGGAAACAACTACAGCCCTTTTTTCCGTAAGGTTTAATTCAAAATATGTCAAAGAAAACCCCATATAAGTTACAGGAAAATAGCTCAATGGGAAAGTTTCCAACAAAGCATTTCTCAATTTAATAGCTTTATTCCTTCTGTgcatcacacttttttttgctaTAATTCACATGAAAATTAAGCCACTTTGTCACAACACCATAATAAATGAGAAAACCCCCCAACTGATTGTAGCTGATGCCCTGAATTGTATGTCACAGCTGTTGTCGGTTCAGCTGTCTCACTGCAGCGACAGCTGTTagcaggcagaggagaggaggaaatgagTCCTTCATATAAAAGAAGCAACAAGTGCAAAGAAACAGCTGTTTGCTTTACAAGGAAGGGAGTCAATGTGCAGGTTTAGAAATGGTCTGATGATGAAGGCCTGTTCAGAATGGTTGAAAAGTATTTTGATCCTTAGGTAGTTCACCTGAAACCAAAGGGAGGCATGTTGCTCATTAGAAAGCTACCTctctctatatatttttttaaataataatttatttttttagactTACTGTAAATGCCtctatgtttatttaaaatacatgacCCATGggaggggtgggagggggggggggggggctgtgaaAACTCCAGGTTTGCAGGGTTGTGTTGTCATCCTCTtcttttataatttattttatttttttcattgtaatTATGACAATGAAATGGATGCATGAATTACTACCTAATGAATGTATTGGATGATATTCACCTGTAAAggctgtcaaaataaataaaaaggtggtcaaaaaaaaagggaaaaaaagaaagtaataCGTCAATCTTCAGTCTTAAACTGTGTTCATAGCAGAGCAggacattttaaagaaagtaaAGAAGGCATCGCTTTTATCTTTGACGCAGAACAGGCTGATATTGTTTCAGTGAGATGAGTTATTTGCTATTatgcttttttaatgtttacttAAATGTCATCAACCTGCCAGGGACTGCAGATGTCTAAATCTGGCACATTTATTACATGTGTGACTTTGTTGCTCTTGTTAATTAATGTGCGTTGtcccttttaaataaagaaatctaaaaaaaaaatctgaaagaaaTCTATTGGATCAAGGAAATTTATATCAGAGCAAGCGACATGCAGGTGTGATAAATACCTTTTTAATCTGAGAGGTAATGATCTCTATTCTCATGTATTAACAAGTTaagcaaaacacattttagcaAACAGTTCTTTCAAAGGTCTTTTTATTGATAATAACAGAAAATAGCTTTTACTGTACAgggaaatatttttcttttcttccccccACCCACCCTTAACAAAAACACTCATACATGTCgcaaaacatccaaacatgaGACAAGCCTAACCCAGACgacaaacaaccacagctgcacctaGAAGTCACATTCTGAATAATAAAAGGTCAAGGTCAACAATGAACACATATGTACAGATAAGGGCAGTCCTTCCTGCGAACTCTAAAGGAAGCCGAGTTGCATTTAAGAGTTATGTTGGTATATAGGATGCAGTAACACACCCCAAACTAACAAAATACTTGGacgagaaagagaaaaaaataaagaaaaaactaaaaataacatacagaacttgacaaaaataaataaatcataccAAGAAAAATAAGGAAAGATCTGGTTAAAAATTCTCTATAAATATAAGACGGGTCCCACTACCGCCACCTAACGGACGGTGTCGGAGTTGCAGGCGCGGCTGATGTGACGTCACAGTTTGTCGCTGTGCAGCAggaggcgtttttttttttttttttttttttttttcaattcagaGTGCGACCAACCGCAAGAAATGGTGagtgaggaaaaacacacacagactcagttTGTAACGTCCTGTTGACTGACCGCATATTGATTTAGTTTGCTACACAGTCTTTCTGTTAACACGAAACCAAAAACAATGTTTACGGTCAGTAGCTcggctcaaaaaaaaaagcggaaaaaaaacaaaaaaaacgagaaTGCCTTTTGTTTAGCTAACCCCAATGCTATCGAGGATTAGCTCGTTAACGTCAACAGTGCGGCTGAAGATAGCTTCACACCGCGTTTTATTTCTAAACACCGGTGTTGGAAGTGTCGCAAGAGAAGAGTCCAAGGAAAATAAAGTCGTTCTTTTGTCCAGCcaacaaacttttcttttgatgAAATGTCTGGCGAAGCGCGGAGAAGCTAAGTGGCTAAAGTTGTTAGAATGCTGCtcgtctaaaaaaaacaaaaaacagaattaaCAAACACAGCGTGGATGGTGGTGACAGGTTAACGTCGTCATTCAAGCACAATTAATAATATAATGTTAATTCTGATTTGCAACCAAAAGAAGCGAGCTGTTCTCTTAGTAGCAGATATCATGACAGGCTAGGCTAGCTAATCATGATGCTacagagcagctgcagcaccGTGGCTCTTTAAACTCTGCTGCAGAGATCACTGTGACGTTATGGAGTTTATTTATTATACATCTTAACTAACTTATCCTCGACCTGCTGgagctgtcagtttacacaagGCTACTAACACACACTGCTGAACCCCTGCCTACTTGTGTTGGTGCtcaattgaatttatttattttaaatagggACAATgccaatttaacataatttcaaagcaaagcatgaaactgatgtgctgcatgaAGAGTATTTAGATATTGCTCATGTGCAACtcgtgtaaacaaacagattaaagtGTACAACATTAAAACCCCATAATATGAGGatgcattaaaatacatgtacaccAATGCGAATGCtgtaaaccagtttaaaataaagtttgaagataCTATTTATaagtgggtacagctctggcttgctttgagcatt
This Labrus bergylta chromosome 16, fLabBer1.1, whole genome shotgun sequence DNA region includes the following protein-coding sequences:
- the zgc:153292 gene encoding uncharacterized protein zgc:153292 isoform X1; translated protein: MGRYKCAYNCENSHESAVKFFKFPLYNPRKLKKWLNNMKWDDWTPSRFSVLCSHHFEEQHIDRTGKCVTLRDDAIPTIFSPSVDTQKTKAPINPRRKQNKPPAVKASKASSAQCPTTTRSTSKPDIQNKEASQTEEPSRDEEQNRPERWRIIVDEGLMKIESFPHFFHGDYCVPQDVQWAPDDDLSAECKDPEKMIEVTEPWQWLGLDVRGELPETLNGHKYMLTVTDFFSKWVEAVPLEAFLPEHVAKHIVEIIAHFGYPLRILSRLPHDMVQKINKELKEQLKITIALVVHHQQTGTADVITEQLIDRMVNELIEEHAPDWDVYLPAKVFSLCFKENSQTKERPFSVLCCKELELKKSPRELGFSNSRVQDSAFVVR
- the zgc:153292 gene encoding uncharacterized protein zgc:153292 isoform X2 — its product is MGRYKCAYNCENSHESAVKFFKFPLYNPRKLKKWLNNMKWDDWTPSRFSVLCSHHFEEQHIDRTGKCVTLRDDAIPTIFSPSVDTQKTKAPINPRRKQNKPPAVKASKASSAQCPTTTRSTSKPDIQNKEASQTEEPSRDEEQNRPERWRIIVDEGLMKIESFPHFFHGDYCVPQQDVQWAPDDDLSAECKDPEKMIEVTEPWQWLGLDVRGELPETLNGHKYMLTVTDFFSKWVEAVPLEAFLPEHVAKHIVEIIAHFGYPLRILSRLPHDMVQKINKELKEQLKITIALVVHHQQTGTADVITEQLIDRMVNELIEEHAPDWDVYLPAKVFSLCFKENSQTKERPFSVLCCKELELKKSPRELGFSNSRVQDSAFVVR